Proteins encoded in a region of the Ancylobacter sp. SL191 genome:
- a CDS encoding transporter substrate-binding domain-containing protein, whose protein sequence is MVLVSGIMALATAHAQSPAPSAARSVASPSVTLPSVAVPGFWDPNRRPERPDVTRLPMQIRFATTDDFPPFSFRDENGRPAGFNVDIARAICTELAITCTLEVTAFDQLVPALAEGKADAAIAGIAVTPATREVLDFSDRYFRSPARFVARRADGVSDVSPDAVASRKVAVVAGTAHEAYLHDFFAEAAVRGFPTPEAAREALQKGEVDLLFGDGVQLALWLNGTSSANCCAFVGGPFTESLYFGEGMGIAVKPGNEALRQSLNYALARLWEQGVYTDLYLRWFPISVY, encoded by the coding sequence ATGGTGCTGGTATCCGGTATTATGGCACTGGCGACGGCGCATGCCCAGAGCCCGGCGCCCTCCGCCGCGCGCTCGGTTGCCTCGCCGTCGGTTACTTTGCCGTCGGTGGCGGTGCCCGGCTTCTGGGATCCGAACCGGCGTCCCGAGCGGCCGGACGTGACGCGCCTGCCGATGCAGATTCGCTTCGCCACCACCGATGATTTCCCGCCCTTCAGCTTCCGCGACGAGAATGGCCGGCCGGCCGGCTTCAATGTCGACATCGCCCGCGCCATCTGCACCGAGCTTGCCATCACCTGCACGCTGGAGGTGACGGCCTTCGACCAGCTCGTGCCGGCGCTCGCGGAGGGCAAGGCCGACGCCGCCATCGCCGGCATCGCGGTGACGCCGGCGACGCGCGAGGTGCTCGACTTCAGCGACCGCTATTTCCGCTCGCCCGCCCGCTTCGTGGCGCGGCGCGCCGACGGCGTGAGCGACGTGTCGCCGGACGCGGTGGCGAGCCGCAAGGTGGCGGTGGTCGCCGGCACGGCGCATGAGGCCTATCTGCACGATTTCTTCGCGGAAGCCGCAGTGCGCGGCTTCCCCACCCCCGAGGCGGCGCGCGAGGCGCTGCAGAAGGGCGAGGTGGACCTGTTGTTTGGCGACGGCGTGCAGCTCGCGCTGTGGCTCAACGGCACCTCCTCCGCCAATTGCTGCGCCTTTGTCGGCGGGCCCTTCACCGAGAGCCTGTATTTCGGCGAGGGCATGGGCATTGCGGTGAAGCCCGGCAACGAGGCGTTGCGCCAGTCGCTCAACTACGCGCTGGCCCGGCTGTGGGAGCAGGGGGTCTATACCGACCTCTATCTGCGCTGGTTCCCGATCAGCGTTTATTGA
- a CDS encoding glycosyltransferase, with amino-acid sequence MRVPGDDLAASLPVELAGLAGTVEPGDLAYAQRRARLIGVGADEVLIAAGVVTPDRAAQAAARRLGIAFTRIDGAEAPVPSRPSAADLVALLRTGILRAAPGRLVLAARGDSLRQLAARLAARPALREGIALTTPERLAAHVRRRHGPTLARQAAYGLIERSPRLSAGTLGPSRLIFAVAALILALVPLLLHSAPAPLAIALAFGIGSLLLGWNCLRLAAVVSPPAPPDPPWRADRSLPRYTLIIPLYREARVVAQLVEALLAIDYPREKLQVLLVVEADDGETTRALAGQHLPAHLEIITAPGIGPRTKPKALNAALPFASGTVIGVYDAEDQPDPLQLRRVCTRFFLAPDERLGCVQAQLAIDNLDDGWITRQFAAEYAGHFDVLLPMLGASRIPFPLGGTSNHFRREALEAVGAWDPHNVTEDADLGLRLARLGWRTEVTASTTDEEAPRRFKAWLRQRTRWYKGWMQTLLVHGRQPQALLREAGCVATIAFLFLMAGGVGAALVHPFFLIALLRDITLAHVRAGSPTLAVISGLGSLVLVIGYASALLCTGLGMRRRGMGRIAGTLALMPLYWLMMSLAAWRAVGQLVIAPEHWEKTDHGLARTSRRRPRRRRLGRVTNSGADRPRLQPADA; translated from the coding sequence ATGCGCGTTCCCGGCGACGATCTCGCCGCGTCGCTGCCGGTCGAGCTGGCGGGCCTTGCCGGGACGGTGGAGCCGGGCGATCTCGCCTATGCCCAGCGCCGGGCCCGCCTCATCGGCGTCGGCGCCGACGAGGTGCTGATCGCGGCCGGCGTCGTCACGCCCGATCGCGCCGCGCAAGCCGCCGCCCGCCGCCTCGGCATCGCCTTCACCCGGATCGATGGCGCCGAGGCGCCCGTTCCCTCGCGTCCCTCCGCTGCCGATCTGGTCGCGCTGCTGCGCACCGGAATTCTCCGCGCAGCGCCGGGGCGGCTGGTGCTGGCGGCCCGTGGCGACAGCCTGCGCCAGCTCGCCGCGCGCCTTGCCGCCCGGCCGGCGCTGCGCGAGGGGATCGCCCTGACCACGCCCGAACGCCTCGCCGCCCATGTGCGCCGCCGCCATGGCCCGACGCTGGCGCGGCAGGCCGCCTATGGGCTGATCGAGCGCAGCCCGCGGCTCAGTGCCGGCACGCTTGGGCCCTCCCGCCTCATCTTCGCCGTCGCCGCGCTCATCCTCGCGCTGGTGCCGCTGCTGCTGCACAGCGCGCCGGCGCCGCTCGCCATCGCCCTTGCGTTCGGCATCGGGTCGTTGCTGCTTGGCTGGAACTGCCTGCGCCTCGCCGCTGTCGTCAGCCCGCCCGCGCCGCCGGATCCGCCCTGGCGCGCCGACCGCTCCCTGCCGCGCTACACCCTCATCATCCCGCTCTACCGCGAGGCGCGGGTGGTGGCGCAACTGGTCGAGGCGCTGCTGGCGATCGACTACCCGCGCGAGAAACTGCAGGTGCTTCTGGTGGTGGAGGCGGACGATGGCGAGACCACGCGCGCCCTCGCCGGCCAGCATCTGCCGGCGCATCTGGAAATCATCACGGCGCCCGGCATCGGCCCGCGCACCAAGCCCAAGGCGCTCAACGCCGCGCTGCCCTTCGCCAGCGGCACGGTGATCGGCGTCTATGACGCGGAGGACCAGCCCGACCCGCTGCAACTGCGCCGGGTCTGCACGCGCTTCTTTCTGGCGCCCGATGAACGGCTCGGCTGCGTGCAGGCGCAGCTCGCCATCGACAATCTCGACGATGGGTGGATCACCCGGCAATTCGCCGCCGAATATGCCGGCCATTTCGACGTGCTGCTGCCCATGCTGGGGGCGAGCCGCATTCCCTTCCCGCTCGGCGGCACCTCGAACCATTTCCGCCGCGAGGCGCTGGAGGCGGTGGGCGCCTGGGATCCGCACAATGTCACCGAGGATGCCGATCTCGGCCTGCGCCTCGCCCGGTTGGGCTGGCGCACCGAGGTCACGGCCTCGACCACGGACGAGGAGGCCCCCCGCCGCTTCAAAGCCTGGCTGCGCCAGCGCACCCGCTGGTACAAGGGCTGGATGCAGACGCTGCTGGTGCATGGGCGCCAGCCGCAGGCCCTGCTGCGCGAGGCGGGCTGCGTCGCCACCATCGCCTTCCTGTTCCTCATGGCCGGCGGCGTGGGGGCGGCGCTGGTTCACCCCTTCTTCCTCATCGCCCTGCTGCGCGACATCACCCTCGCCCATGTGCGGGCGGGCTCACCCACACTGGCGGTGATCAGCGGGCTGGGCAGCCTCGTGCTGGTCATCGGCTATGCCAGCGCGCTGCTGTGCACCGGGCTCGGCATGCGCCGGCGCGGCATGGGGCGCATCGCCGGCACGCTGGCGCTGATGCCGCTCTACTGGCTGATGATGTCGCTGGCGGCGTGGCGGGCGGTGGGCCAGCTCGTCATCGCCCCCGAGCACTGGGAGAAGACCGACCACGGCCTCGCCCGCACCTCGCGCCGCCGGCCGCGCCGCCGGCGCCTCGGCCGGGTCACAAATAGCGGCGCAGATCGGCCGCGGCTTCAGCCGGCGGACGCTTGA
- a CDS encoding SCO family protein, with protein sequence MASRRVLLLLSAFVVGAVIIVAGALALLPRGPAPATPVAIGGAFQLVDQDGQTVTQETFNGETTLVFFGFTHCPDICPTTLFEMSQLFEELGPDARKVAGLFITVDPERDNPESMKAYLGSFHPSIQGLTGTPEQVAAAIKAYRAYAKKVPTQGGDYTMDHTAIVYLMGKDGQFIAPFNLKRPPAEAAADLRRYL encoded by the coding sequence ATGGCCAGTCGCCGCGTTCTCCTGCTTCTCTCGGCCTTCGTCGTGGGTGCCGTCATCATCGTCGCCGGCGCCCTGGCGCTGCTGCCGCGCGGACCGGCCCCCGCCACCCCGGTCGCCATCGGCGGCGCGTTCCAGCTTGTCGATCAGGACGGGCAGACGGTGACGCAGGAGACCTTCAACGGCGAGACGACGCTGGTGTTCTTCGGCTTCACCCATTGCCCGGACATCTGCCCGACCACGCTGTTCGAGATGTCGCAGCTGTTCGAGGAGCTGGGCCCGGACGCGCGCAAGGTGGCCGGCCTGTTCATCACCGTCGATCCGGAGCGCGACAATCCGGAGAGCATGAAGGCCTATCTCGGCAGCTTCCACCCGAGCATTCAGGGCCTGACCGGCACGCCCGAGCAGGTCGCGGCGGCGATCAAGGCCTACCGCGCTTATGCCAAGAAGGTGCCGACACAGGGCGGCGACTACACGATGGACCACACCGCCATCGTCTATCTCATGGGCAAGGACGGCCAGTTCATCGCGCCCTTCAACCTCAAGCGTCCGCCGGCTGAAGCCGCGGCCGATCTGCGCCGCTATTTGTGA
- a CDS encoding putative bifunctional diguanylate cyclase/phosphodiesterase has translation MREGQPVDSRFTMLVAALDSLADGFALFDAQDRLLIHNRRFIEQFPFLDQLGDLHGFTFYALASVPSGEWARVEQPEAYIAERMRRHAEADGTPFEIDLENGGVVQVRECRTPDGGIISLWSDVTQIKQAEAKLLEAIDGIHEGFLLLDPDERIVLSNTCLRLIFGAVGLELTTGASLADLLREAQRRGLFAEGTSPVDDVLERARRSPELRAEIPLRDGNWMLASHRRIANGCTVGVWTDVTSQKRRESELINVREQLRQQTEALADFARLVALQARSDMLTGLPNRFALEERLDQLLRDRDPRNIWVGIIDIDHFKGVNDAVGHAAADELLREVAQFLRGQLRGDDLLVRVGGDEFAMMLTDIDERDALRIARRINAAVHNNPFQIGARSFTLGLSIGLVRANGTPGSVSSLLAAADTACYVAKESGRDRVQLYDLGDPKVNSTRQRMSWAERIQLGLELDRFHMHLQAIVDHNHTVLGYEALIRLVDETGSWCQPAQFLPAAQRLGLMGRIDAWVCRHAIDYAMRLIQRGAHQYVSMNIGAHSLADVAFQRNFMDMLDLHPGVEAALRIEVTETEGVEDLGEIATFLTELRARGVHVYLDDFGNGYNSFESLKRLPVDGIKIDWTVTRDLLRDPIDKALMKAAISIANSLGLELVAEGVEDEVQLAKLRELGATMYQGFLFHRPADAETVLA, from the coding sequence ATGCGTGAAGGGCAGCCCGTCGATTCCCGCTTCACCATGCTGGTTGCCGCGCTGGACTCCCTGGCGGATGGCTTCGCGCTGTTCGACGCGCAGGACCGGCTGCTGATCCACAACCGCCGGTTCATCGAGCAGTTTCCCTTTCTCGACCAGCTCGGCGATCTGCACGGCTTCACCTTCTACGCGCTCGCCTCGGTGCCGAGCGGCGAGTGGGCGCGGGTGGAGCAGCCGGAGGCTTACATCGCCGAGCGCATGCGGCGCCACGCAGAGGCCGACGGCACGCCCTTCGAGATCGATCTGGAAAATGGCGGTGTCGTCCAGGTCCGCGAATGCCGCACGCCCGACGGCGGCATCATCTCGCTGTGGAGCGACGTCACCCAGATAAAGCAGGCCGAGGCCAAGCTGCTGGAAGCCATTGACGGCATCCATGAAGGCTTCCTCCTGCTCGACCCGGACGAGCGGATCGTGCTCTCCAACACCTGCCTGCGGTTGATCTTCGGCGCGGTGGGCCTCGAGCTCACCACCGGAGCCTCCCTCGCCGACCTGCTGCGGGAAGCGCAGCGTCGCGGCCTGTTCGCCGAGGGCACAAGCCCGGTCGACGACGTGCTGGAGCGCGCCCGGCGCTCGCCGGAGCTGCGCGCGGAAATCCCGCTGCGCGACGGCAACTGGATGCTCGCCAGCCACCGGCGCATCGCCAATGGCTGCACCGTCGGCGTCTGGACCGACGTGACGTCGCAGAAGCGCCGCGAGAGCGAACTCATCAATGTGCGCGAACAGCTGCGCCAGCAGACCGAGGCGCTGGCCGATTTCGCCCGCCTCGTCGCCCTGCAGGCGCGCAGCGACATGCTCACCGGCCTGCCGAACCGCTTCGCGCTGGAGGAGCGGCTCGACCAGCTTCTGCGCGACCGCGACCCGCGCAACATCTGGGTCGGCATCATCGACATCGACCATTTCAAGGGCGTGAACGACGCGGTCGGCCATGCGGCGGCGGATGAATTGCTGCGCGAGGTCGCCCAGTTCCTGCGCGGCCAGCTGCGCGGCGACGACCTGCTGGTGCGCGTCGGCGGCGACGAGTTCGCGATGATGCTGACCGACATCGACGAGCGCGACGCGCTGCGCATCGCCCGCCGTATCAACGCCGCCGTCCACAACAACCCGTTCCAGATCGGCGCGCGGTCCTTCACCCTCGGCCTCAGCATCGGCCTGGTGCGGGCGAACGGCACGCCCGGCTCGGTCTCCAGCCTGCTCGCCGCCGCCGACACGGCCTGCTACGTCGCCAAGGAATCCGGCCGCGACCGGGTGCAGCTCTACGATCTCGGCGACCCGAAGGTGAACAGCACGCGCCAGCGCATGAGCTGGGCCGAGCGCATCCAGCTCGGGCTGGAGCTCGACCGCTTCCACATGCACCTTCAGGCGATCGTCGATCATAACCACACGGTGCTCGGCTATGAGGCGCTGATCCGGCTGGTCGACGAGACCGGGAGCTGGTGCCAGCCGGCGCAGTTCCTGCCCGCCGCCCAGCGGCTCGGCCTGATGGGGCGGATCGACGCCTGGGTATGCCGCCACGCCATCGATTACGCCATGCGGCTGATCCAGCGCGGCGCCCATCAATATGTGTCGATGAACATCGGCGCGCATTCGCTGGCCGACGTCGCCTTCCAGCGCAACTTCATGGACATGCTGGACCTGCATCCCGGCGTCGAGGCGGCGCTGCGCATCGAGGTGACGGAGACCGAGGGCGTGGAAGATCTCGGCGAGATCGCCACCTTCCTCACCGAGCTGCGGGCGCGCGGCGTTCACGTCTATCTCGACGATTTCGGCAATGGCTACAACTCGTTCGAGTCGCTCAAGCGCCTGCCGGTGGACGGCATCAAGATCGACTGGACGGTGACGCGCGACCTGCTGCGCGACCCGATCGACAAGGCGCTGATGAAGGCCGCCATCTCCATCGCCAATTCGCTCGGCCTCGAACTGGTGGCCGAGGGCGTGGAGGACGAGGTGCAGCTCGCCAAGCTGCGCGAGCTTGGCGCCACCATGTATCAGGGCTTCCTGTTCCACCGCCCGGCCGACGCCGAGACGGTGCTGGCCTGA